A section of the Pseudanabaena mucicola str. Chao 1806 genome encodes:
- a CDS encoding class I SAM-dependent methyltransferase, translated as MVITGKLFTEDGISYPIIRGIPRFVDEEYYASSFGFEWNRWPKVQFESENIGRPMAGHTSSMWKRITSAIPEQIEGKLLVEFGCGSGRFLDVIRQQGGIAIGIDLSQAVEAARLNFANDPNVLIVQGDITNPPFRQDVFDGGYTIGVLHHTPKPLEGLKALVKTIKSDGWVACCVYPKGEFYDYVSVQRFRKLHNFLKPVFQYYPALIYIYLSAYVLTPIISQGSRIPILSILLNYLAKNWIVVLDLPDVRWRILDIFDAITPSIATTHDSDEVLQWMEESNCKDIHQTDWCNTSFAAIKK; from the coding sequence GTGGTGATAACAGGTAAACTTTTTACAGAAGATGGTATTAGTTATCCGATAATTCGTGGTATACCTCGATTTGTTGATGAGGAATACTATGCATCAAGTTTTGGCTTTGAATGGAATCGTTGGCCCAAAGTACAATTTGAATCTGAAAATATTGGTAGACCAATGGCTGGTCACACCAGTTCCATGTGGAAGAGGATAACCAGTGCAATACCAGAACAAATTGAGGGCAAACTCTTAGTTGAGTTTGGATGCGGTTCGGGAAGGTTTCTTGATGTTATCCGACAGCAGGGAGGGATAGCTATAGGTATTGATCTAAGTCAAGCTGTAGAAGCAGCTCGTCTTAATTTTGCCAATGATCCCAATGTTTTAATTGTCCAAGGTGACATTACAAATCCACCTTTTCGACAAGACGTTTTTGATGGTGGTTACACAATTGGCGTATTACACCATACCCCTAAACCACTAGAGGGATTAAAGGCTTTAGTCAAAACTATTAAAAGTGATGGATGGGTTGCTTGTTGTGTTTACCCTAAGGGCGAGTTTTATGATTATGTTTCCGTACAACGCTTTCGCAAACTACACAACTTCTTGAAACCAGTTTTTCAATACTATCCTGCTCTTATTTATATTTATCTTTCTGCATATGTTTTAACCCCGATTATCTCTCAGGGTAGTCGCATTCCCATCTTATCGATCTTGCTTAACTATCTTGCAAAAAATTGGATAGTAGTTTTAGATTTACCTGATGTTCGTTGGCGAATTTTGGATATTTTTGATGCCATTACACCATCAATTGCTACAACCCATGATTCGGATGAAGTTTTACAATGGATGGAAGAATCTAATTGTAAAGATATCCATCAAACTGATTGGTGCAACACATCTTTTGCGGCGATTAAGAAATAA